In Nematostella vectensis chromosome 2, jaNemVect1.1, whole genome shotgun sequence, one genomic interval encodes:
- the LOC5514853 gene encoding zinc transporter ZIP10: MVALHVSVVLGVCLWNIANCYEPREQATNNKWDRVIILKNATEHFVEEIFEQYAVNNSIGYEKFRDLLKKLRIEKTVVDGSPSALGQSTLSPKDSGFHNSHYSRQRRESFAHVKDSGDTEVHNSTGNSTRDPHHHTECLPGDELLKVHSIDAAKGINRKEFVQLCPSLVFQVQSGICIGPVKFRSKSSDRGSNIQIWGYGLLSITIISLSSLLAIAIIPLLGKAAYAKIMSFLVALAIGTLSGDALLHLIPHTFVDSHGGHSHSLAVYKALVIVAGIYAFFLVESFMRLRNSRRHHHHHHHSHNGDAHHHHHHDHQNSSKECQTSLTCHSPCGPSDPLIASRLAGNLFCRSREDIPSPITSDTLTELSNLGSLECGKEVDANAPLCDKVQNWGSTDKPPHSFSDADLNDIIRDNSLGYVDIYRKQTFAQPCLHQDLSGPQKRTDGSGSDVSSGSDSIENEKFTLRDDHTDNHHQNHHDHHHHHHHDKKIDSKTSIATVAWMVIVSDGFHNLSDGLAVGAAFSSSLTNGMTTAIAVFCHELPHELGDFAILIKSGLTFKQALAYNMASAVISFLGLIIGILIGNMDTSHSWVLALTAGMFLYISLVSMLPELCSYQEEGSWGVFLSQNIGILTGILIMLTIALLE; the protein is encoded by the exons ATGGTGGCCTTACATGTATCTGTTGTCCTGGGAGTCTGTTTATGGAACATAGCCAACTGCTATGAACCCCGAGAGCAGGCAACAAACAATAAGTGGGATAGAGTTATCATCCTCAAAAACGCGACCGAACATTTCGTGGAGGAAATCTTCGAACAGTACGCTGTAAACAATTCCATCGGGTATGAGAAATTCAGGGACTTGCTGAAGAAACTACGAATTGAGAAGACTGTTGTCGATGGCTCACCGAGTGCGCTTGGGCAGTCGACACTGTCACCGAAAGATTCGGGATTCCACAATAGTCATTATTCACGGCAACGAAGAGAGTCTTTCGCGCACGTCAAGGATTCGGGTGATACAGAGGTGCACAACAGCACTGGGAACTCTACCAGAGATCCgcaccaccacaccgag TGTCTTCCCGGGGATGAGTTACTCAAGGTCCATTCAATAGATGCAGCCAAGGGAATCAACAGGAAGGAGTTTGTACAGCTCTGTCCATCCCTAGTGTTTCAGGTCCAGAGTGGAATATGCATCGGCCCTGTTAAATTTCGTTCGAAAAGTTCTGATAGAGGGAGCAATATTCAAA TTTGGGGCTACGGCTTGTTATCGATCACCATTATCAGCCTGTCGTCCCTGCTGGCCATAGCTATAATCCCTCTACTGGGAAAAGCTGCGTATGCCAAGATTATGTCCTTCCTGGTAGCCCTTGCCATCGGCACGCTGTCAGGTGATGCCCTTCTGCACCTTATACCTCAT ACATTTGTTGACAGTCACGGCGGACACAGCCACTCGCTCGCCGTGTACAAGGCATTAGTTATTGTGGCGGGAATCTACGCGTTCTTCCTGGTGGAGTCCTTCATGAGGCTTCGAAACTCAcgtcgccatcatcatcatcatcatcattcacacaatggtgacgcacaccatcatcatcatcacgatCACCAAAACTCTTCCAAG GAGTGTCAGACCTCCTTGACGTGCCATTCACCGTGCGGTCCGTCCGACCCTCTGATCGCGTCACGACTGGCTGGAAATCTCTTCTGTCGGAGCAGGGAAGACATTCCCTCACCTATCACTAGCGACACACTGACCGAGCTATCAAACCTCGGAAGTCTAGAGTGCGGCAAAGAAGTCGATGCCAATGCCCCACTTTGCGATAAAGTCCAGAACTGGGGGAGCACGGATAAACCACCACACAGCTTCAGCGACGCAGACCTCAATGACATCATCAGAGACAACTCGCTAGGTTACGTTGACATTTATCGTAAGCAGACTTTCGCGCAACCATGCCTTCATCAGGATCTGAGTGGTCCTCAGAAACGAACCGACGGAAGCGGCTCTGACGTCAGCTCCGGATCTGACTCGATCGAAAACGAGAAGTTTACATTGCGTGACGATCACACTGATAACCATCATCAAaaccatcatgatcatcaccatcatcaccatcatgacAAGAAGATTGACAGCAAGACGTCTATTGCTACAGTTGCATGGATGGTAATAGTCAGCGACGGTTTTCACAATTTAAGTGATGGTCTCGCAGTTGGTGCCGCCTTTTCAAGCTCGCTGACGAATGGAATGACCACAGCAATTGCTGTCTTTTGTCACGAGTTGCCTCACGAATTAG GGGACTTTGCTATCCTCATCAAGTCTGGACTAACGTTCAAGCAAGCGCTGGCGTACAACATGGCGTCTGCAGTCATCTCGTTCCTTGGCCTAATAATTGGTATTCTTATCGGTAACATGGACACGTCCCACTCATGGGTGCTTGCCTTGACAGCTGGCATGTTCTTGTACATCTCTCTCGTTAGCATG TTGCCGGAGCTGTGTAGTTACCAAGAAGAAGGCAGCTGGGGAGTTTTTCTCTCGCAAAATATCGGCATCCTGACAGGCATTCTGATTATGCTGACAATCGCTCTATTAGAATAA